In Carya illinoinensis cultivar Pawnee chromosome 7, C.illinoinensisPawnee_v1, whole genome shotgun sequence, the following are encoded in one genomic region:
- the LOC122314976 gene encoding uncharacterized protein LOC122314976: MDFQKNRVRLLYLIAAIIALSIAAEKCRQLVGEEASSRSGKFTFLDCFDMGSGSVACAVKEGVKLYVYNIRTVHVEKVRRTAFETALVDAVSQRMSPTDAAKLAEKEGAKAAKLATRQAKRIIGPIISSGWDFFEAIYYGGTMTEGFLRGTGTLLGAYAGGFLAEERLGKIGYLVGSHLGGWVGGRIGIMIYDVVNGVQYLLQFVQTEENVVRETSAYENSEGFKDSYTYEAPSYMSSEASEHSDAYGTPDYETSEAYEESEL, translated from the exons ATGGATTTTCAGAAGAACCGGGTTCGGCTTCTTTACTTAATCGCCGCTATCATCGCTCTCAGCATAGCAG ctGAAAAATGTCGGCAACTGGTTGGGGAAGAGGCTTCATCTCGGAGTGGGAAGTTTACATTCTTGGACTGTTTTGACATGGGCTCTGGATCTGTAGCATGCGCTGTGAAGGAGGGTGTGAAGCTGTATGTCTACAACATCAGAACCGTTCATGTTGAAAAAGTGAGGCGTACTGCATTTGAGACTGCCTTAGTTGATGCAGTGTCACAGAGGATGTCTCCTACAGATGCAGCCAAACTAGCAGAGAAAGAAGGTGCAAAGGCCGCAAAGTTGGCTACCCGGCAAGCCAAGCGCATTATAGGTCCCATTATCTCTTCCGGATGGGACTTTTTTGAAGCAATATACTATGGTGGTACCATGACGGAAGGATTCCTCAGAGGCACTGGAACATTATTGGGAGCCTATGCCGGTGGTTTCCTTGCAGAGGAAAGGCTTGGGAAGATTGGCTATCTTGTGGGAAGTCATTTGGGCGGTTGGGTTGGAGGTAGAATTGGAATTATGATATATGATGTGGTTAATGGAGTGCAGTACTTGCTTCAATTTGTTCAAACTGAAGAAAATGTAGTTCGTGAAACGTCGGCTTATGAAAACTCTGAAGGTTTCAAGGATTCATATACTTATGAGGCTCCTTCGTATATGAGTTCTGAAGCATCTGAGCATTCTGATGCTTATGGAACTCCTGATTATGAGACCTCTGAAGCATATGAAGAATCTGAACTGTAG